One Urocitellus parryii isolate mUroPar1 chromosome 9, mUroPar1.hap1, whole genome shotgun sequence DNA segment encodes these proteins:
- the Eln gene encoding elastin isoform X3, translated as MAMAGLTAAAPRPGVLLLLLALLHPAQPGGVPGAVPGGVPGGVYYPGAGLGGLGGGALGPGGKPPKPGAGLLGAFGAGPGGLAGAGPGAGLGAFPAGAFPGGVVPGGAAGAAAAYKAAKAGAGLGGVGGVGGVGGVGGVGGLGVSTGAVVPQVGAGVGVGAGAKPGKVPGVGLPGVYPGGVLPGTGARFPGVGVLPGVPTGAGVKAKAPGGGGAFAGIPGVGPFGGQQPGVPLGYPIKAPKLPGGYGLPYANGKAPFSYGPGGVAGAAGKAGYPTGTGVGPQAAAAAAAKAAKYGAGGAGVIPGVGGGGIPGGAGAIPGIGGIAGAGTPAAAAAAAKAAAKAAKYGAAGGLVPGGPGVRVPGVGIPGVGGVPGVGVPGVGVPGIGVPGVGVPGVGGPGIGGVPGAVSPAAAAKAAAKAAKYGARAGVGVGGIPTYGVGAGGFPGYGVGAGLGGVPGAGLGGVPGAGLGGVPGAGLGGVPGAGLSPAAQAAAAAKAAKYGAGGAGALGGLVPGAVPGAVPGAVPGAVPGLVPGVPGAGGVPGAGTPAAAAAKAAAKAAQFGLGPGVGGVPGGVGVPGGVGVPGGVGVPGGVGVPGGVGVPGGVGVPGGIIPGGIAGAGPAAAKSAAKAAAKAQYQAAAGLGAGVPGFGAGAGVPGFGAGAGVPGLGAGAGVPGFGAGAVPGSLAAAKAAKYGAGGAGALGGVGGLGGVGVPGGVAGAGPAASAAAAKAAAKAAQYGLGVGGLGAGGLGVGGLGAGGAVPGAGLGGVSPAAAAKAAKYGGGAGGLGVGGKPPKAYGGALGALGYQGGACLGKSCGRKRK; from the exons ATGGCGATGGCGGGTCTGACGGCGGCGGCCCCGAGGCCCGGAGTCCTGCTGCTCCTGCTGGCCCTCCTCCACCCCGCGCAGCCCGGAG GGGTCCCGGGGGCTGTTCCTGGTGGAGTTCCTGGAGGAGTCTATTATCCAG gGGCTGGTCTCGgaggcctgggaggaggag CTCTGGGGCCTGGAGGCAAACCACCCAAACCAG gTGCAGGACTCCTGGGGGCATTTGGAGCAG GTCCTGGAGGGCTTGCGGGCGCTGGCCCCGGGGCAG GGCTGGGAGCCTTCCCTGCGGGTGCCTTCCCTGGGGGCGTGGTGCCAGGTGGAGCTGCTGGTGCTGCTGCAGCCTATAAGGCTGCCAAGGCTG GTGCTGGGCTCGGAGGCGTCGGTGGAGTTGGCGGGGTTGGTGGCGTTGGCGGAGTCGGTGGCTTAGGAGTGTCCACAG GTGCCGTGGTCCCTCAGGTCGGAGCTGGAGTCGGCGTCGGAGCTGGAGCAAAGCCAGGGAAAGTGCCCG gTGTGGGGCTCCCAGGTGTATACCCAGGTGGCGTGCTCCCCGGCACAG GAGCTCGGTTCCCTGGAGTGGGGGTGCTCCCTGGGGTGCCCACCGGAGCAGGAGTCAAGGCCAAGGCCCCAG gtggaggtggagctTTTGCCGGAATCCCAG GGGTCGGGCCCTTTGGGGGCCAGCAGCCTGGGGTCCCACTTGGGTACCCCATCAAGGCACCCAAGCTCCCAG GTGGCTACGGACTGCCCTACGCCAACGGGAAAGCGCCCTTCA GCTATGGACCTGGAGGAGTGGCTGGTGCCGCGGGCAAGGCTGGCTACCCAACGGGGACAG gagTGGGCCCCCAGGCGGCCGCAGCGGCAGCAGCTAAGGCAGCAAAGTATG GTGCTGGAGGAGCTGGTGTCATCCCTGGTGTCGGAGGTGGTGGCATTCCTGGTGGGGCTGGTGCGATTCCTGGGATTGGAGGCATTGCAG GGGCCGGGACTCctgcggctgctgctgctgctgcaaagGCAGCCGCCAAGGCTGCGAAGTATG GAGCTGCTGGGGGCTTAGTGCCTGGTGGGCCAGGAGTTAGGGTCCCAGGTGTTGGGATCCCAGGTGTTGGCGGAGTCCCAGGTGTTGGAGTCCCAGGTGTTGGAGTCCCAGGCATTGGGGTCCCAGGTGTTGGGGTCCCAGGCGTTGGGGGTCCAGGCATCGGGGGTGTACCAG GGGCCGTGtcacctgctgctgctgccaaAGCAGCCGCCAAAGCAGCCAAATATG GGGCCAGGGCTGGAGTGGGCGTTGGAGGCATCCCCACGTACGGGGTTGGTGCTGGGGGCTTTCCTGGCTATGGTGTTGGAGCTGGCCTTGGAGGTGTCCCTGGAGCTGGCCTTGGAGGTGTCCCTGGAGCTGGCCTTGGAGGTGTCCCTGGTGCTGGCCTTGGAGGTGTCCCCGGAGCTGGCCTTTCCC CTGCAGCCCAAGCAGCCGCTGCGGCTAAAGCTGCCAAGTACG GTGCTGGAGGAGCTGGAGCCCTGGGAGGGCTGGTGCCAGGTGCCGTGCCAGGTGCAGTGCCAGGTGCAGTGCCAGGTGCCGTGCCAGGTTTAGTGCCAGGTGTGCCAGGAGCCGGAGGGGTGCCAG GAGCCGGGACCCCTGCAGCTGCAGCCGCCAAAGCAGCCGCCAAAGCTGCCCAGTTTG GATTGGGCCCTGGAGTCGGTGGAGTTCCTGGTGGAGTTGGGGTTCCTGGTGGAGTTGGGGTTCCTGGTGGAGTTGGGGTTCCTGGTGGCGTCGGAGTTCCTGGTGGCGTTGGCGTTCCTGGTGGCGTTGGCGTTCCTGGTGGCATTATTCCCGGTGGTATCGCAG GAGCAGGACCCGCTGCTGCCAAATCCGCTGCTAAAGCCGCCGCCAAAGCTCAGTACC AGGCGGCTGCTGGGCTGGGTGCCGGGGTTCCTGGATTTGGAGCTGGTGCCGGGGTTCCTGGATTTGGAGCTGGTGCCGGGGTTCCTGGATTAGGAGCTGGTGCTGGGGTTCCTGGATTTGGAGCTGGTGCAG TGCCTGGATCCCTGGCCGCTGCAAAAGCTGCCAAATACG GAGCAGGGGGCGCTGGGGCCCTGGGAGGCGTCGGGGGTCTCGGTGGAGTAGGAGTCCCAGGTGGCGTGGCAG GGGCCGGACCTGCcgcctctgctgctgctgccaagGCTGCTGCCAAAGCTGCCCAGTACG GCCTCGGGGTCGGTGGGCTCGGTGCCGGAGGACTGGGGGTCGGTGGGCTCGGGGCCGGAGGAGCTGTTCCGGGCGCTGGCTTAGGAG GTGTGTCCCCAGCTGCAGCTGCTAAAGCAGCCAAATATG GTGGAGGCGCCGGGGGCCTGGGAGTTGGCG
- the Eln gene encoding elastin isoform X4 produces the protein MAMAGLTAAAPRPGVLLLLLALLHPAQPGGVPGAVPGGVPGGVYYPGAGLGGLGGGALGPGGKPPKPGAGLLGAFGAGPGGLAGAGPGAGLGAFPAGAFPGGVVPGGAAGAAAAYKAAKAGAGLGGVGGVGGVGGVGGVGGLGVSTGAVVPQVGAGVGVGAGAKPGKVPGVGLPGVYPGGVLPGTGARFPGVGVLPGVPTGAGVKAKAPGGGGAFAGIPGVGPFGGQQPGVPLGYPIKAPKLPGGYGLPYANGKAPFSYGPGGVAGAAGKAGYPTGTGVGPQAAAAAAAKAAKYGAGGAGVIPGVGGGGIPGGAGAIPGIGGIAGAGTPAAAAAAAKAAAKAAKYGAAGGLVPGGPGVRVPGVGIPGVGGVPGVGVPGVGVPGIGVPGVGVPGVGGPGIGGVPGAVSPAAAAKAAAKAAKYGARAGVGVGGIPTYGVGAGGFPGYGVGAGLGGVPGAGLGGVPGAGLGGVPGAGLGGVPGAGLSPAAQAAAAAKAAKYGAGGAGALGGLVPGAVPGAVPGAVPGAVPGLVPGVPGAGGVPGAGTPAAAAAKAAAKAAQFGLGPGVGGVPGGVGVPGGVGVPGGVGVPGGVGVPGGVGVPGGVGVPGGIIPGGIAGAGPAAAKSAAKAAAKAQYQAAAGLGAGVPGFGAGAGVPGFGAGAGVPGLGAGAGVPGFGAGAVPGSLAAAKAAKYGAGGAGALGGVGGLGGVGVPGGVAGAGPAASAAAAKAAAKAAQYGLGVGGLGAGGLGVGGLGAGGAVPGAGLGGGGAGGLGVGGKPPKAYGGALGALGYQGGACLGKSCGRKRK, from the exons ATGGCGATGGCGGGTCTGACGGCGGCGGCCCCGAGGCCCGGAGTCCTGCTGCTCCTGCTGGCCCTCCTCCACCCCGCGCAGCCCGGAG GGGTCCCGGGGGCTGTTCCTGGTGGAGTTCCTGGAGGAGTCTATTATCCAG gGGCTGGTCTCGgaggcctgggaggaggag CTCTGGGGCCTGGAGGCAAACCACCCAAACCAG gTGCAGGACTCCTGGGGGCATTTGGAGCAG GTCCTGGAGGGCTTGCGGGCGCTGGCCCCGGGGCAG GGCTGGGAGCCTTCCCTGCGGGTGCCTTCCCTGGGGGCGTGGTGCCAGGTGGAGCTGCTGGTGCTGCTGCAGCCTATAAGGCTGCCAAGGCTG GTGCTGGGCTCGGAGGCGTCGGTGGAGTTGGCGGGGTTGGTGGCGTTGGCGGAGTCGGTGGCTTAGGAGTGTCCACAG GTGCCGTGGTCCCTCAGGTCGGAGCTGGAGTCGGCGTCGGAGCTGGAGCAAAGCCAGGGAAAGTGCCCG gTGTGGGGCTCCCAGGTGTATACCCAGGTGGCGTGCTCCCCGGCACAG GAGCTCGGTTCCCTGGAGTGGGGGTGCTCCCTGGGGTGCCCACCGGAGCAGGAGTCAAGGCCAAGGCCCCAG gtggaggtggagctTTTGCCGGAATCCCAG GGGTCGGGCCCTTTGGGGGCCAGCAGCCTGGGGTCCCACTTGGGTACCCCATCAAGGCACCCAAGCTCCCAG GTGGCTACGGACTGCCCTACGCCAACGGGAAAGCGCCCTTCA GCTATGGACCTGGAGGAGTGGCTGGTGCCGCGGGCAAGGCTGGCTACCCAACGGGGACAG gagTGGGCCCCCAGGCGGCCGCAGCGGCAGCAGCTAAGGCAGCAAAGTATG GTGCTGGAGGAGCTGGTGTCATCCCTGGTGTCGGAGGTGGTGGCATTCCTGGTGGGGCTGGTGCGATTCCTGGGATTGGAGGCATTGCAG GGGCCGGGACTCctgcggctgctgctgctgctgcaaagGCAGCCGCCAAGGCTGCGAAGTATG GAGCTGCTGGGGGCTTAGTGCCTGGTGGGCCAGGAGTTAGGGTCCCAGGTGTTGGGATCCCAGGTGTTGGCGGAGTCCCAGGTGTTGGAGTCCCAGGTGTTGGAGTCCCAGGCATTGGGGTCCCAGGTGTTGGGGTCCCAGGCGTTGGGGGTCCAGGCATCGGGGGTGTACCAG GGGCCGTGtcacctgctgctgctgccaaAGCAGCCGCCAAAGCAGCCAAATATG GGGCCAGGGCTGGAGTGGGCGTTGGAGGCATCCCCACGTACGGGGTTGGTGCTGGGGGCTTTCCTGGCTATGGTGTTGGAGCTGGCCTTGGAGGTGTCCCTGGAGCTGGCCTTGGAGGTGTCCCTGGAGCTGGCCTTGGAGGTGTCCCTGGTGCTGGCCTTGGAGGTGTCCCCGGAGCTGGCCTTTCCC CTGCAGCCCAAGCAGCCGCTGCGGCTAAAGCTGCCAAGTACG GTGCTGGAGGAGCTGGAGCCCTGGGAGGGCTGGTGCCAGGTGCCGTGCCAGGTGCAGTGCCAGGTGCAGTGCCAGGTGCCGTGCCAGGTTTAGTGCCAGGTGTGCCAGGAGCCGGAGGGGTGCCAG GAGCCGGGACCCCTGCAGCTGCAGCCGCCAAAGCAGCCGCCAAAGCTGCCCAGTTTG GATTGGGCCCTGGAGTCGGTGGAGTTCCTGGTGGAGTTGGGGTTCCTGGTGGAGTTGGGGTTCCTGGTGGAGTTGGGGTTCCTGGTGGCGTCGGAGTTCCTGGTGGCGTTGGCGTTCCTGGTGGCGTTGGCGTTCCTGGTGGCATTATTCCCGGTGGTATCGCAG GAGCAGGACCCGCTGCTGCCAAATCCGCTGCTAAAGCCGCCGCCAAAGCTCAGTACC AGGCGGCTGCTGGGCTGGGTGCCGGGGTTCCTGGATTTGGAGCTGGTGCCGGGGTTCCTGGATTTGGAGCTGGTGCCGGGGTTCCTGGATTAGGAGCTGGTGCTGGGGTTCCTGGATTTGGAGCTGGTGCAG TGCCTGGATCCCTGGCCGCTGCAAAAGCTGCCAAATACG GAGCAGGGGGCGCTGGGGCCCTGGGAGGCGTCGGGGGTCTCGGTGGAGTAGGAGTCCCAGGTGGCGTGGCAG GGGCCGGACCTGCcgcctctgctgctgctgccaagGCTGCTGCCAAAGCTGCCCAGTACG GCCTCGGGGTCGGTGGGCTCGGTGCCGGAGGACTGGGGGTCGGTGGGCTCGGGGCCGGAGGAGCTGTTCCGGGCGCTGGCTTAGGAG GTGGAGGCGCCGGGGGCCTGGGAGTTGGCG
- the Eln gene encoding elastin isoform X1 produces MAMAGLTAAAPRPGVLLLLLALLHPAQPGGVPGAVPGGVPGGVYYPGAGLGGLGGGALGPGGKPPKPGAGLLGAFGAGPGGLAGAGPGAGLGAFPAGAFPGGVVPGGAAGAAAAYKAAKAGAGLGGVGGVGGVGGVGGVGGLGVSTGAVVPQVGAGVGVGAGAKPGKVPGVGLPGVYPGGVLPGTGARFPGVGVLPGVPTGAGVKAKAPGGGGAFAGIPGVGPFGGQQPGVPLGYPIKAPKLPGGYGLPYANGKAPFSYGPGGVAGAAGKAGYPTGTGVGPQAAAAAAAKAAKYGAGGAGVIPGVGGGGIPGGAGAIPGIGGIAGAGTPAAAAAAAKAAAKAAKYGAAGGLVPGGPGVRVPGVGIPGVGGVPGVGVPGVGVPGIGVPGVGVPGVGGPGIGGVPGAVSPAAAAKAAAKAAKYGARAGVGVGGIPTYGVGAGGFPGYGVGAGLGGVPGAGLGGVPGAGLGGVPGAGLGGVPGAGLSPAAQAAAAAKAAKYGAGGAGALGGLVPGAVPGAVPGAVPGAVPGLVPGVPGAGGVPGAGTPAAAAAKAAAKAAQFGLGPGVGGVPGGVGVPGGVGVPGGVGVPGGVGVPGGVGVPGGVGVPGGIIPGGIAGAGPAAAKSAAKAAAKAQYQAAAGLGAGVPGFGAGAGVPGFGAGAGVPGLGAGAGVPGFGAGAVPGSLAAAKAAKYGAGGAGALGGVGGLGGVGVPGGVAGAGPAASAAAAKAAAKAAQYGLGVGGLGAGGLGVGGLGAGGAVPGAGLGGVSPAAAAKAAKYGAAGLGGVLGATRPFPGGGVAARPGFGLSPIFPGGGAGGLGVGGKPPKAYGGALGALGYQGGACLGKSCGRKRK; encoded by the exons ATGGCGATGGCGGGTCTGACGGCGGCGGCCCCGAGGCCCGGAGTCCTGCTGCTCCTGCTGGCCCTCCTCCACCCCGCGCAGCCCGGAG GGGTCCCGGGGGCTGTTCCTGGTGGAGTTCCTGGAGGAGTCTATTATCCAG gGGCTGGTCTCGgaggcctgggaggaggag CTCTGGGGCCTGGAGGCAAACCACCCAAACCAG gTGCAGGACTCCTGGGGGCATTTGGAGCAG GTCCTGGAGGGCTTGCGGGCGCTGGCCCCGGGGCAG GGCTGGGAGCCTTCCCTGCGGGTGCCTTCCCTGGGGGCGTGGTGCCAGGTGGAGCTGCTGGTGCTGCTGCAGCCTATAAGGCTGCCAAGGCTG GTGCTGGGCTCGGAGGCGTCGGTGGAGTTGGCGGGGTTGGTGGCGTTGGCGGAGTCGGTGGCTTAGGAGTGTCCACAG GTGCCGTGGTCCCTCAGGTCGGAGCTGGAGTCGGCGTCGGAGCTGGAGCAAAGCCAGGGAAAGTGCCCG gTGTGGGGCTCCCAGGTGTATACCCAGGTGGCGTGCTCCCCGGCACAG GAGCTCGGTTCCCTGGAGTGGGGGTGCTCCCTGGGGTGCCCACCGGAGCAGGAGTCAAGGCCAAGGCCCCAG gtggaggtggagctTTTGCCGGAATCCCAG GGGTCGGGCCCTTTGGGGGCCAGCAGCCTGGGGTCCCACTTGGGTACCCCATCAAGGCACCCAAGCTCCCAG GTGGCTACGGACTGCCCTACGCCAACGGGAAAGCGCCCTTCA GCTATGGACCTGGAGGAGTGGCTGGTGCCGCGGGCAAGGCTGGCTACCCAACGGGGACAG gagTGGGCCCCCAGGCGGCCGCAGCGGCAGCAGCTAAGGCAGCAAAGTATG GTGCTGGAGGAGCTGGTGTCATCCCTGGTGTCGGAGGTGGTGGCATTCCTGGTGGGGCTGGTGCGATTCCTGGGATTGGAGGCATTGCAG GGGCCGGGACTCctgcggctgctgctgctgctgcaaagGCAGCCGCCAAGGCTGCGAAGTATG GAGCTGCTGGGGGCTTAGTGCCTGGTGGGCCAGGAGTTAGGGTCCCAGGTGTTGGGATCCCAGGTGTTGGCGGAGTCCCAGGTGTTGGAGTCCCAGGTGTTGGAGTCCCAGGCATTGGGGTCCCAGGTGTTGGGGTCCCAGGCGTTGGGGGTCCAGGCATCGGGGGTGTACCAG GGGCCGTGtcacctgctgctgctgccaaAGCAGCCGCCAAAGCAGCCAAATATG GGGCCAGGGCTGGAGTGGGCGTTGGAGGCATCCCCACGTACGGGGTTGGTGCTGGGGGCTTTCCTGGCTATGGTGTTGGAGCTGGCCTTGGAGGTGTCCCTGGAGCTGGCCTTGGAGGTGTCCCTGGAGCTGGCCTTGGAGGTGTCCCTGGTGCTGGCCTTGGAGGTGTCCCCGGAGCTGGCCTTTCCC CTGCAGCCCAAGCAGCCGCTGCGGCTAAAGCTGCCAAGTACG GTGCTGGAGGAGCTGGAGCCCTGGGAGGGCTGGTGCCAGGTGCCGTGCCAGGTGCAGTGCCAGGTGCAGTGCCAGGTGCCGTGCCAGGTTTAGTGCCAGGTGTGCCAGGAGCCGGAGGGGTGCCAG GAGCCGGGACCCCTGCAGCTGCAGCCGCCAAAGCAGCCGCCAAAGCTGCCCAGTTTG GATTGGGCCCTGGAGTCGGTGGAGTTCCTGGTGGAGTTGGGGTTCCTGGTGGAGTTGGGGTTCCTGGTGGAGTTGGGGTTCCTGGTGGCGTCGGAGTTCCTGGTGGCGTTGGCGTTCCTGGTGGCGTTGGCGTTCCTGGTGGCATTATTCCCGGTGGTATCGCAG GAGCAGGACCCGCTGCTGCCAAATCCGCTGCTAAAGCCGCCGCCAAAGCTCAGTACC AGGCGGCTGCTGGGCTGGGTGCCGGGGTTCCTGGATTTGGAGCTGGTGCCGGGGTTCCTGGATTTGGAGCTGGTGCCGGGGTTCCTGGATTAGGAGCTGGTGCTGGGGTTCCTGGATTTGGAGCTGGTGCAG TGCCTGGATCCCTGGCCGCTGCAAAAGCTGCCAAATACG GAGCAGGGGGCGCTGGGGCCCTGGGAGGCGTCGGGGGTCTCGGTGGAGTAGGAGTCCCAGGTGGCGTGGCAG GGGCCGGACCTGCcgcctctgctgctgctgccaagGCTGCTGCCAAAGCTGCCCAGTACG GCCTCGGGGTCGGTGGGCTCGGTGCCGGAGGACTGGGGGTCGGTGGGCTCGGGGCCGGAGGAGCTGTTCCGGGCGCTGGCTTAGGAG GTGTGTCCCCAGCTGCAGCTGCTAAAGCAGCCAAATATG GTGCTGCTGGCCTTGGAGGTGTCCTAGGAGCCACCAGGCCATTCCCAGGTGGAG GAGTGGCAGCGAGACCTGGCTTCGGATTGTCTCCCATTTTCCCAG GTGGAGGCGCCGGGGGCCTGGGAGTTGGCG
- the Eln gene encoding elastin isoform X2, whose amino-acid sequence MAMAGLTAAAPRPGVLLLLLALLHPAQPGGVPGAVPGGVPGGVYYPGAGLGGLGGGALGPGGKPPKPGAGLLGAFGAGPGGLAGAGPGAGLGAFPAGAFPGGVVPGGAAGAAAAYKAAKAGAGLGGVGGVGGVGGVGGVGGLGVSTGAVVPQVGAGVGVGAGAKPGKVPGVGLPGVYPGGVLPGTGARFPGVGVLPGVPTGAGVKAKAPGGGGAFAGIPGVGPFGGQQPGVPLGYPIKAPKLPGGYGLPYANGKAPFSYGPGGVAGAAGKAGYPTGTGVGPQAAAAAAAKAAKYGAGGAGVIPGVGGGGIPGGAGAIPGIGGIAGAGTPAAAAAAAKAAAKAAKYGAAGGLVPGGPGVRVPGVGIPGVGGVPGVGVPGVGVPGIGVPGVGVPGVGGPGIGGVPGAVSPAAAAKAAAKAAKYGARAGVGVGGIPTYGVGAGGFPGYGVGAGLGGVPGAGLGGVPGAGLGGVPGAGLGGVPGAGLSPAAQAAAAAKAAKYGAGGAGALGGLVPGAVPGAVPGAVPGAVPGLVPGVPGAGGVPGAGTPAAAAAKAAAKAAQFGLGPGVGGVPGGVGVPGGVGVPGGVGVPGGVGVPGGVGVPGGVGVPGGIIPGGIAGAGPAAAKSAAKAAAKAQYQAAAGLGAGVPGFGAGAGVPGFGAGAGVPGLGAGAGVPGFGAGAVPGSLAAAKAAKYGAGGAGALGGVGGLGGVGVPGGVAGAGPAASAAAAKAAAKAAQYGLGVGGLGAGGLGVGGLGAGGAVPGAGLGGVSPAAAAKAAKYGVAARPGFGLSPIFPGGGAGGLGVGGKPPKAYGGALGALGYQGGACLGKSCGRKRK is encoded by the exons ATGGCGATGGCGGGTCTGACGGCGGCGGCCCCGAGGCCCGGAGTCCTGCTGCTCCTGCTGGCCCTCCTCCACCCCGCGCAGCCCGGAG GGGTCCCGGGGGCTGTTCCTGGTGGAGTTCCTGGAGGAGTCTATTATCCAG gGGCTGGTCTCGgaggcctgggaggaggag CTCTGGGGCCTGGAGGCAAACCACCCAAACCAG gTGCAGGACTCCTGGGGGCATTTGGAGCAG GTCCTGGAGGGCTTGCGGGCGCTGGCCCCGGGGCAG GGCTGGGAGCCTTCCCTGCGGGTGCCTTCCCTGGGGGCGTGGTGCCAGGTGGAGCTGCTGGTGCTGCTGCAGCCTATAAGGCTGCCAAGGCTG GTGCTGGGCTCGGAGGCGTCGGTGGAGTTGGCGGGGTTGGTGGCGTTGGCGGAGTCGGTGGCTTAGGAGTGTCCACAG GTGCCGTGGTCCCTCAGGTCGGAGCTGGAGTCGGCGTCGGAGCTGGAGCAAAGCCAGGGAAAGTGCCCG gTGTGGGGCTCCCAGGTGTATACCCAGGTGGCGTGCTCCCCGGCACAG GAGCTCGGTTCCCTGGAGTGGGGGTGCTCCCTGGGGTGCCCACCGGAGCAGGAGTCAAGGCCAAGGCCCCAG gtggaggtggagctTTTGCCGGAATCCCAG GGGTCGGGCCCTTTGGGGGCCAGCAGCCTGGGGTCCCACTTGGGTACCCCATCAAGGCACCCAAGCTCCCAG GTGGCTACGGACTGCCCTACGCCAACGGGAAAGCGCCCTTCA GCTATGGACCTGGAGGAGTGGCTGGTGCCGCGGGCAAGGCTGGCTACCCAACGGGGACAG gagTGGGCCCCCAGGCGGCCGCAGCGGCAGCAGCTAAGGCAGCAAAGTATG GTGCTGGAGGAGCTGGTGTCATCCCTGGTGTCGGAGGTGGTGGCATTCCTGGTGGGGCTGGTGCGATTCCTGGGATTGGAGGCATTGCAG GGGCCGGGACTCctgcggctgctgctgctgctgcaaagGCAGCCGCCAAGGCTGCGAAGTATG GAGCTGCTGGGGGCTTAGTGCCTGGTGGGCCAGGAGTTAGGGTCCCAGGTGTTGGGATCCCAGGTGTTGGCGGAGTCCCAGGTGTTGGAGTCCCAGGTGTTGGAGTCCCAGGCATTGGGGTCCCAGGTGTTGGGGTCCCAGGCGTTGGGGGTCCAGGCATCGGGGGTGTACCAG GGGCCGTGtcacctgctgctgctgccaaAGCAGCCGCCAAAGCAGCCAAATATG GGGCCAGGGCTGGAGTGGGCGTTGGAGGCATCCCCACGTACGGGGTTGGTGCTGGGGGCTTTCCTGGCTATGGTGTTGGAGCTGGCCTTGGAGGTGTCCCTGGAGCTGGCCTTGGAGGTGTCCCTGGAGCTGGCCTTGGAGGTGTCCCTGGTGCTGGCCTTGGAGGTGTCCCCGGAGCTGGCCTTTCCC CTGCAGCCCAAGCAGCCGCTGCGGCTAAAGCTGCCAAGTACG GTGCTGGAGGAGCTGGAGCCCTGGGAGGGCTGGTGCCAGGTGCCGTGCCAGGTGCAGTGCCAGGTGCAGTGCCAGGTGCCGTGCCAGGTTTAGTGCCAGGTGTGCCAGGAGCCGGAGGGGTGCCAG GAGCCGGGACCCCTGCAGCTGCAGCCGCCAAAGCAGCCGCCAAAGCTGCCCAGTTTG GATTGGGCCCTGGAGTCGGTGGAGTTCCTGGTGGAGTTGGGGTTCCTGGTGGAGTTGGGGTTCCTGGTGGAGTTGGGGTTCCTGGTGGCGTCGGAGTTCCTGGTGGCGTTGGCGTTCCTGGTGGCGTTGGCGTTCCTGGTGGCATTATTCCCGGTGGTATCGCAG GAGCAGGACCCGCTGCTGCCAAATCCGCTGCTAAAGCCGCCGCCAAAGCTCAGTACC AGGCGGCTGCTGGGCTGGGTGCCGGGGTTCCTGGATTTGGAGCTGGTGCCGGGGTTCCTGGATTTGGAGCTGGTGCCGGGGTTCCTGGATTAGGAGCTGGTGCTGGGGTTCCTGGATTTGGAGCTGGTGCAG TGCCTGGATCCCTGGCCGCTGCAAAAGCTGCCAAATACG GAGCAGGGGGCGCTGGGGCCCTGGGAGGCGTCGGGGGTCTCGGTGGAGTAGGAGTCCCAGGTGGCGTGGCAG GGGCCGGACCTGCcgcctctgctgctgctgccaagGCTGCTGCCAAAGCTGCCCAGTACG GCCTCGGGGTCGGTGGGCTCGGTGCCGGAGGACTGGGGGTCGGTGGGCTCGGGGCCGGAGGAGCTGTTCCGGGCGCTGGCTTAGGAG GTGTGTCCCCAGCTGCAGCTGCTAAAGCAGCCAAATATG GAGTGGCAGCGAGACCTGGCTTCGGATTGTCTCCCATTTTCCCAG GTGGAGGCGCCGGGGGCCTGGGAGTTGGCG